A window of Rhodopirellula halodulae contains these coding sequences:
- a CDS encoding family 20 glycosylhydrolase: MLSSLTRPPTPPVLLMHTKFLHLALTVVLPVVALVLTETKLVGGDATSAMVPLPVKAEFGNGETYSLPPTITYSSPSSGDWDAHLTVFAKTIQRLTGENCTLVKAIDDKAGWTFSLDESLAASAYAIDITTEGVGVKAGGIKGLSYATATLLQLVGGANEGELLVGTIRDEPKLSYRNLMIDMGRNPHSVELLKQTIDFCWFYKIDSVQLHLTDDQRIAFPFESFPKLSDGLISLDDFHELEAYAVVRGVTLIPELEVPGHSGMIRRVYPEVFGETGTELASSPKALEGIQTMLDDLMSVFQSTPYIHIGGDEAFGVPEDLQRDLINKLHQFLKSKGKQTLVWEGPAPGKGENRVNTEVIHINWRTINYPADQMLKDGYRVVNAAWDPLYLVDHYPRTNFTMTSPQRIYEKTSLTTFKHVNPGIHTYANPIEVEPSDQLIGFCMPWWEGREENYYDQVFPRAIPFAEVAWNPEIERDFTSFEARSQQAEAIRLRAFYPVKIEADALAVPADGVFHDQTTVSIAGRNNLPADNDDWLIRFTTDGSAVNADSQRYEQPFEVDETVDVRARLFVKGSPMGAESQLKLIRVQPKENLALGKPVTSSVSSAAPFSVERVTDGGTGPLDFYLGYPAVPEPIAITIDLETPQTIQRVLVHAFTVQGSFEKYSVEVSLDGEHFTEVGSRKEKPETETSVVEHAFEPQQVRYVRILSEGNRGYVFDSFSKILEVEVH; the protein is encoded by the coding sequence GTGCTTTCTTCTTTGACTCGCCCTCCAACTCCGCCTGTTTTGCTGATGCACACCAAGTTTTTGCACCTTGCTCTCACAGTTGTCTTGCCCGTCGTTGCCCTCGTTCTTACGGAAACCAAGCTCGTTGGCGGCGACGCGACCTCCGCCATGGTTCCATTGCCAGTCAAAGCGGAGTTTGGAAACGGTGAAACGTATTCGTTGCCGCCAACCATCACTTACAGCTCACCATCCAGCGGCGACTGGGACGCTCATCTGACCGTCTTCGCAAAAACCATCCAGCGTCTGACCGGTGAAAATTGCACGCTGGTGAAAGCCATCGATGACAAAGCTGGTTGGACCTTTTCGCTGGACGAATCGCTTGCAGCCAGTGCGTATGCCATCGATATCACCACCGAAGGCGTCGGCGTGAAGGCCGGCGGAATCAAAGGACTCTCCTATGCCACGGCGACTCTTTTGCAGTTGGTTGGTGGAGCGAACGAAGGCGAGTTGTTGGTCGGCACCATCCGTGACGAACCGAAACTGAGCTATCGAAATTTGATGATCGACATGGGCCGCAATCCACACAGCGTGGAGCTGCTGAAACAGACCATCGATTTCTGCTGGTTCTATAAAATTGACTCGGTTCAATTGCACCTGACGGATGATCAGCGGATTGCTTTCCCGTTCGAATCGTTTCCGAAGCTATCAGACGGACTGATCTCGCTGGACGACTTTCACGAACTGGAAGCCTACGCCGTTGTTCGTGGCGTGACGTTGATCCCTGAACTGGAAGTCCCCGGGCACTCCGGAATGATTCGCCGCGTTTATCCCGAAGTGTTCGGCGAGACCGGAACGGAACTGGCGAGCAGCCCGAAGGCTTTGGAAGGCATCCAAACGATGCTGGACGATTTGATGTCCGTCTTCCAATCAACACCCTACATCCACATCGGTGGTGATGAAGCGTTTGGTGTCCCCGAGGATTTACAGCGGGACCTGATCAACAAGCTGCATCAGTTTCTGAAGTCCAAAGGAAAGCAGACTCTGGTTTGGGAAGGCCCGGCCCCTGGCAAGGGCGAAAATCGTGTGAACACAGAAGTCATCCACATCAATTGGCGAACGATCAACTATCCCGCGGATCAAATGCTGAAGGATGGTTACCGAGTCGTGAACGCGGCGTGGGACCCGTTGTACTTGGTCGATCACTATCCACGAACGAACTTCACGATGACTTCTCCACAACGGATCTATGAGAAGACATCGTTGACCACCTTCAAACACGTCAATCCAGGCATTCATACCTATGCCAATCCGATCGAGGTGGAACCTTCCGATCAACTGATCGGTTTCTGCATGCCATGGTGGGAAGGCCGCGAAGAGAATTACTATGACCAAGTCTTCCCGCGAGCGATCCCGTTTGCCGAAGTGGCTTGGAATCCTGAGATCGAACGAGACTTCACGTCGTTCGAAGCGAGGTCGCAACAAGCGGAAGCAATTCGTCTGCGAGCTTTCTATCCGGTCAAGATCGAAGCCGATGCGTTGGCGGTTCCGGCCGATGGAGTCTTTCACGACCAGACAACCGTCTCCATCGCCGGTCGCAACAATTTGCCAGCGGACAACGATGACTGGCTGATTCGATTCACGACCGACGGTTCTGCGGTCAACGCTGACTCACAACGCTACGAACAACCGTTTGAGGTCGACGAAACCGTGGATGTTCGAGCACGACTGTTCGTGAAGGGCTCACCTATGGGAGCGGAAAGCCAGTTGAAGTTGATTCGCGTCCAACCGAAAGAGAACTTGGCATTGGGAAAACCAGTCACCTCCAGCGTTTCCTCCGCAGCACCGTTTTCCGTGGAACGAGTGACGGATGGCGGGACGGGCCCACTTGATTTCTATCTTGGGTACCCCGCCGTGCCCGAGCCGATTGCGATCACCATCGACCTCGAAACCCCTCAAACAATCCAGCGAGTGTTGGTCCATGCCTTCACGGTCCAAGGCTCGTTTGAGAAGTACTCCGTCGAAGTTTCCTTGGACGGCGAACACTTTACCGAAGTCGGTAGTCGGAAAGAGAAGCCAGAGACCGAAACGTCCGTGGTCGAGCACGCGTTCGAGCCTCAACAAGTCCGCTATGTGCGAATTCTCAGCGAAGGCAATCGGGGGTACGTTTTCGATTCCTTTTCGAAAATTCTCGAGGTCGAGGTTCACTGA
- a CDS encoding DUF1559 domain-containing protein has translation MTVTRTAIPLNRRGFTLVELLVVIAIIGVLVGLLLPAVQSAREAARRMQCSNNMRQLALACHNYESTYKQFPASADNRDFVGVGRTWLRAILPYVEQSALDTDDLMLYGPTFDADAILTEVNLLNCPSDPLSDVPVNVGFGSTVIATSAGTNYFGNAGHYGRSSNQYHGTDASGWNNFPAAFKYKADGMFHSQGSAFGPVRFASVLDGTSNTLLVGERGLFPAKAGSVQTGGWLTTYTGAPFGVGHSVLCYDSPDEAGGGFVPYYGFPVNSDGIGGAMDDEDLTGGLGNLPDNDEHFFFSYHPGGSHFVLADGSTKFVTYSIAQDVLTAFLTKAGHEVNNFEN, from the coding sequence GTGACTGTTACTCGAACCGCCATTCCATTGAATCGACGCGGCTTCACTTTGGTTGAACTGCTGGTGGTGATCGCCATCATCGGCGTTCTAGTTGGCTTGCTTCTGCCCGCGGTCCAGTCGGCTCGTGAAGCCGCTCGCCGAATGCAGTGCAGCAACAACATGCGGCAATTGGCTTTGGCCTGCCACAACTACGAAAGCACTTACAAACAGTTCCCCGCATCCGCGGACAACCGCGATTTCGTCGGAGTCGGTCGCACATGGTTGCGAGCCATTCTGCCGTATGTGGAACAGTCGGCTTTGGACACCGATGACCTGATGCTGTACGGCCCGACGTTCGATGCCGACGCCATTTTGACCGAAGTCAACTTGCTGAATTGCCCGAGCGATCCATTGTCGGATGTTCCGGTCAACGTCGGTTTCGGAAGCACCGTGATCGCGACGAGTGCGGGCACAAACTACTTCGGCAATGCCGGGCACTACGGACGTTCGTCCAACCAATATCATGGAACCGACGCGTCGGGTTGGAACAACTTCCCCGCCGCGTTCAAGTACAAAGCCGACGGCATGTTCCACAGTCAAGGGTCCGCCTTCGGCCCCGTGCGATTCGCGTCGGTGTTGGACGGAACCAGCAACACATTGTTGGTTGGTGAGCGAGGATTGTTCCCCGCGAAAGCCGGCTCGGTTCAAACGGGTGGATGGTTGACGACCTACACCGGTGCTCCGTTCGGTGTCGGTCACTCGGTGCTGTGCTACGACTCGCCGGATGAAGCCGGTGGCGGTTTTGTGCCTTACTACGGATTCCCCGTGAACTCCGACGGCATCGGCGGTGCCATGGACGACGAAGACCTCACCGGTGGATTGGGCAACCTGCCCGACAACGATGAGCACTTCTTCTTCAGCTACCACCCTGGTGGATCGCACTTTGTGCTGGCCGACGGCTCGACAAAATTCGTCACCTACTCGATCGCCCAAGACGTGCTGACCGCGTTCCTGACGAAAGCCGGGCACGAAGTCAACAATTTTGAGAACTGA
- a CDS encoding Gfo/Idh/MocA family protein → MPRIRPHTEPMAMTKRWRIAGINFSHMHMGDLLRQVSEHPDADLVGVCDHNRDSMQPTIDALGLAEDIVFTDEQACLTQTQPDFVVLCPPTGEHAEWVERVAPFDCHVLVEKPFAATLADADRMIEAMRVTGKQLMINWPSRWQASHYNTWKLIQDGLIGDVLEVHHYGGNRGPLYHGADKVEFEPTPEQKQNSWWYKLDAGGGSLRDYLGYGATMGTWFNGGKKPIDVTCVTTSTPGLEVDEHSITVARYSDGMSKFETRWGTFTDPWVHQPQPACGYVIRGTHGTIRSDDYAEALTVQTLECPEGYSHPVSPLPTGLSNGIEYAIAKFNANEPIEGPLSPEVARIGQQIIETAIRSSVENRTVPLVEK, encoded by the coding sequence ATGCCGCGAATCAGACCTCACACCGAGCCGATGGCGATGACCAAACGTTGGCGGATTGCTGGAATTAACTTTTCGCACATGCACATGGGAGACTTGCTGCGGCAAGTCAGCGAGCATCCCGATGCCGACTTGGTTGGCGTGTGTGATCACAACCGCGATTCGATGCAACCAACGATCGATGCCTTGGGTTTGGCGGAAGACATCGTGTTCACGGACGAGCAAGCTTGCCTGACGCAGACGCAACCCGACTTCGTCGTTCTCTGTCCGCCAACGGGGGAGCACGCGGAATGGGTGGAGCGGGTGGCTCCTTTTGATTGCCATGTTTTGGTCGAAAAGCCATTCGCTGCAACCCTGGCGGACGCCGATCGCATGATCGAAGCCATGCGGGTGACGGGCAAGCAACTCATGATCAATTGGCCGTCGCGTTGGCAGGCGTCGCACTACAACACTTGGAAGCTGATCCAAGACGGACTGATTGGCGATGTGCTGGAGGTCCATCACTACGGTGGCAATCGCGGGCCTCTGTACCATGGAGCAGACAAGGTTGAATTCGAACCGACACCGGAGCAAAAACAGAATAGTTGGTGGTACAAGCTCGATGCCGGGGGAGGGTCTCTTCGCGACTACCTTGGTTACGGCGCCACGATGGGCACGTGGTTCAACGGAGGCAAAAAACCCATCGACGTGACTTGCGTCACAACGAGCACGCCCGGTTTGGAAGTGGACGAACACAGCATCACCGTCGCTCGCTACAGCGACGGCATGTCGAAATTCGAAACCCGCTGGGGAACGTTCACCGACCCTTGGGTCCACCAACCGCAGCCCGCGTGCGGCTATGTCATCCGCGGCACGCACGGCACGATTCGCAGCGACGACTACGCGGAAGCCTTGACGGTTCAGACGCTGGAGTGCCCGGAGGGCTACTCGCATCCTGTTTCGCCACTCCCGACAGGCTTATCGAATGGCATTGAATACGCCATTGCGAAATTCAACGCGAATGAGCCGATCGAGGGGCCCCTTTCGCCCGAAGTTGCTCGCATCGGTCAGCAAATCATCGAGACCGCCATTCGAAGTTCAGTCGAAAATCGAACGGTGCCGTTGGTGGAAAAATGA
- a CDS encoding DUF1501 domain-containing protein — translation MNPSLCTGFDANHISRREMLAKFGYGLGGIALGSLLNPATADASTLGLHHAPKAKRVIFLFQSGGPSQIDLFDNKPMLNKMHGQELPASVRMGQRLTGMSAHQSSLPMVGSPFKFQQHGESGMWMSELMPHTAKFADDLCVIKTMNTEAINHGPGVTMMQTGSQFPGRPSMGSWMWYGLGSDNEDLPAFVVMVSTERSGQPLVSRLWGSGFLPGKYDGVRFRASEDAVLYLNNPNGISREGRRRALDHMQALHQKQLAMTSDPVLETHIAQYEMAFRMQASVPDVTDISDETEETLKRYGDSVNTPGTYAANCLRARRLAQKGVRFIQLYQPGWDHHNGLPWGIRRSTKRTDQATAALLQDLKDHGMLDDTLVIWGGEFGRTAYSQGKIEGEKFGRDHHPRCFTMWMAGGGVRGGVTHGETDEFSYNVASDGVHIHDLHATILHLLGINHERLTFKYQGRHFRLTDVHGHVVKNLVS, via the coding sequence ATGAATCCATCACTTTGCACCGGCTTTGACGCCAATCACATCTCTCGCCGCGAAATGCTCGCCAAATTCGGCTACGGCTTGGGCGGGATTGCGTTGGGCAGTTTGCTGAATCCGGCGACCGCCGACGCGTCCACGTTGGGGCTGCATCACGCTCCCAAAGCCAAGCGTGTCATTTTCCTATTCCAATCCGGCGGCCCCTCGCAGATTGATTTATTCGACAACAAACCCATGTTGAACAAGATGCACGGCCAGGAGTTGCCTGCGTCCGTGCGGATGGGACAACGTCTGACGGGCATGAGCGCTCACCAATCCAGTTTGCCGATGGTGGGTTCGCCATTCAAGTTTCAACAACATGGCGAAAGCGGGATGTGGATGAGCGAACTGATGCCGCACACCGCGAAATTCGCGGATGATCTCTGCGTCATCAAAACCATGAACACCGAAGCCATCAACCATGGTCCTGGTGTCACGATGATGCAGACCGGATCTCAGTTCCCCGGTCGTCCCAGCATGGGATCGTGGATGTGGTACGGACTGGGCAGCGACAACGAGGACTTGCCGGCTTTCGTGGTCATGGTTTCGACCGAACGCAGCGGGCAACCCTTGGTATCACGCTTGTGGGGCAGTGGGTTCTTGCCTGGCAAGTACGACGGTGTGCGTTTCCGAGCGAGCGAAGATGCTGTGCTTTATCTCAACAATCCAAACGGCATTTCGAGAGAGGGACGTCGTCGGGCTTTGGACCACATGCAAGCACTGCATCAGAAGCAATTGGCGATGACCAGCGACCCGGTCTTGGAAACGCACATTGCTCAATACGAGATGGCGTTTCGAATGCAAGCATCCGTGCCTGATGTCACTGATATTTCTGATGAAACCGAGGAAACGTTGAAGCGTTACGGCGACAGCGTGAACACACCGGGGACGTATGCAGCGAATTGCTTGCGGGCCCGGCGATTGGCACAGAAAGGCGTTCGGTTCATTCAGCTTTATCAGCCCGGTTGGGATCATCACAACGGTTTGCCGTGGGGGATTCGCCGTTCGACCAAACGAACGGACCAAGCCACGGCGGCACTTCTGCAAGACTTGAAGGATCACGGCATGCTCGATGACACGCTGGTGATTTGGGGTGGCGAGTTCGGACGCACGGCCTATTCGCAAGGGAAGATCGAAGGCGAAAAGTTTGGTCGTGACCACCATCCGCGATGCTTCACGATGTGGATGGCGGGCGGCGGTGTTCGTGGTGGCGTGACGCACGGCGAAACGGATGAATTCAGCTACAACGTCGCCAGTGACGGAGTGCACATCCATGACCTGCACGCGACCATCTTGCATTTGCTCGGCATCAACCACGAACGTCTGACGTTCAAGTACCAAGGCCGCCACTTCCGTTTGACGGATGTTCACGGTCATGTGGTGAAGAACTTGGTCAGCTAA
- a CDS encoding DUF1553 domain-containing protein, with the protein MRIPTLIASFAALPFCGVFAADESTISFNRDVRPILSDRCFHCHGPDAENQDSAFRLDSREHATEDLGGYFGIVPGDLESSELHLRIHADDDSKMPPLDAVRHLNDQEIEILDRWIEEGAPFDKHWAFEPIPEIVSVPDPAQHGDWAKNDIDRFVAAQMEQAGLSPNDESTREKWLRRVTFDLTGLPPTLAELDAFLKDTSRHAYETVVDRLLTSDACAERLASEWLDVARYSDTYGYQRDDERFVWPYRDWVIDAFARNLPYDDFITWQLAGDLLPDPTTEQVLATTFNRLHSHKKEGGVAIEEFRVENVADRTHTVGTAFMGLTMECSRCHDHKYDPITQRDYYSLSSFFANVDERGLISYFTDAVPTPAMPLPSEEQHAELNAADDALRSAEQKLQRIQENSEDRWKAWLAGDERKRLAEELKAAYGTSEAEPHPSTIEATARTRVAMVKPLARLSFETIDAATKEEAVDERDREVAAESMRAVVGEHGFRAITHQSNQPTPGRFGQALKMTGDDAVVFPGMGRFRRDQPFSVSMWFNTPELTERAVLFRRSRGWDDAGSVGYELTKKADRLTARLVHFWPGNAIAVETTQPLKANRWTHVTVTYDGSSRASGLKVYLDGELASTQVTADHLTRNITQWREGYQDFALGSRYRDRGFKDGMIDEVQLFDETLSALETRQLFDGKSLEQILAKETALLSDQEVTDLQEFYFKRVHQPTKQQHAKVTLARQRWNDAMDATPAITVMREQSEPRPAYILSRGVYDQPADPVTADTPEFLPEFPENAPRNRLGLAQWLTSPDHPLVSRVTVNRYWQMVFGDGLVRTPEDFGNQGSLPTHPELLDWLSRDFIDSGWDVRRLLRQMVLSSTYRQSPIVPPEKRDRDPDNLYLARSGGNRLTAEMIRDNALAVSGLLVPTVGGPPTKPYDLEMAYYPLDADEGKGQYRRSLYTFWKRTAPAPIMVTMNSGKREVCRVRRELTQSPLQSLALLNGPQFIEASRVLGQRLIKKHASDTSEMVTNAFRMLTSRHPDADEIEILRDLYEEQLELFRESPDEAKELLAVGQTKHDAEIADDELAAATILVSSILNLNESLHHQ; encoded by the coding sequence ATGCGTATCCCGACGCTGATCGCTTCATTTGCCGCTCTCCCATTTTGTGGCGTCTTCGCTGCCGATGAGTCGACGATCTCGTTCAATCGAGACGTCCGACCGATCCTTTCGGATCGATGCTTTCATTGCCACGGCCCCGATGCGGAGAACCAAGATTCCGCGTTTCGCTTGGATTCTCGCGAACATGCCACGGAGGATCTCGGTGGGTACTTCGGGATCGTGCCGGGCGACCTCGAATCTTCGGAGCTTCACCTTCGCATCCATGCGGACGACGATTCGAAGATGCCTCCCTTGGACGCGGTGCGACACCTGAACGACCAAGAGATCGAAATTCTCGATCGCTGGATTGAAGAGGGAGCCCCGTTTGACAAGCACTGGGCATTCGAACCGATTCCAGAAATCGTATCGGTGCCTGACCCTGCCCAACATGGTGATTGGGCAAAGAACGATATCGATCGATTTGTGGCGGCTCAAATGGAACAAGCCGGCCTGTCGCCCAACGATGAATCGACTCGAGAGAAATGGCTTCGCCGGGTGACCTTTGATTTGACCGGATTGCCGCCAACCCTGGCTGAGCTGGATGCCTTTCTGAAGGATACCTCGCGGCACGCCTATGAAACTGTGGTGGACCGACTGCTGACCAGTGACGCTTGCGCGGAACGTTTGGCAAGCGAGTGGTTGGACGTGGCTCGGTATTCGGATACCTACGGCTATCAACGCGACGACGAGCGATTCGTCTGGCCCTACCGTGATTGGGTGATCGACGCATTCGCGAGGAACTTGCCCTACGACGATTTCATCACATGGCAATTGGCGGGTGACCTATTGCCAGATCCGACGACCGAGCAGGTCTTGGCGACAACATTCAATCGCTTGCACTCGCACAAGAAAGAAGGCGGCGTCGCGATTGAGGAATTTCGCGTAGAGAACGTCGCGGATCGTACGCACACCGTGGGCACCGCATTCATGGGTCTGACCATGGAATGCAGTCGCTGTCACGACCACAAGTACGACCCCATCACGCAACGTGACTATTACTCACTGAGTTCGTTCTTTGCCAACGTTGATGAACGAGGCTTGATCTCGTACTTCACCGACGCGGTACCAACTCCAGCGATGCCATTGCCATCCGAAGAGCAACATGCGGAACTGAACGCTGCGGACGACGCGCTGCGATCCGCTGAGCAGAAGTTGCAACGGATCCAAGAAAACAGCGAAGATCGATGGAAGGCATGGCTGGCCGGAGACGAACGAAAAAGACTGGCTGAAGAATTGAAAGCAGCCTACGGAACCTCGGAGGCCGAACCCCACCCGTCTACCATCGAAGCAACCGCTCGCACACGAGTTGCCATGGTGAAGCCGCTTGCTCGCCTGTCTTTTGAAACGATTGATGCGGCGACGAAGGAAGAAGCAGTTGATGAACGCGACAGAGAGGTTGCTGCCGAAAGCATGCGTGCCGTGGTAGGAGAACATGGCTTCCGAGCCATCACGCACCAATCCAATCAGCCAACTCCAGGACGTTTTGGCCAAGCGTTGAAGATGACGGGCGATGACGCGGTGGTGTTCCCCGGCATGGGACGTTTCCGACGCGATCAACCGTTCTCCGTATCGATGTGGTTCAACACGCCGGAACTGACCGAACGAGCGGTGCTTTTCCGTCGCTCTCGCGGCTGGGACGATGCCGGTTCCGTCGGGTACGAGCTGACGAAGAAAGCGGATCGATTGACCGCGAGGCTGGTTCACTTCTGGCCCGGCAATGCCATCGCGGTCGAAACGACTCAGCCTTTGAAAGCCAATCGTTGGACTCACGTGACGGTAACTTACGATGGTTCCAGCCGTGCGTCCGGACTGAAGGTTTACCTGGACGGCGAATTGGCCAGCACCCAAGTCACGGCAGACCACCTGACTCGCAACATCACGCAGTGGCGAGAAGGCTATCAAGACTTCGCACTAGGCTCTCGTTATCGAGACCGTGGTTTCAAAGATGGGATGATCGACGAGGTTCAACTGTTCGACGAAACATTGTCGGCTTTGGAGACTCGCCAATTATTCGACGGCAAGTCCTTGGAGCAGATCCTCGCCAAAGAAACCGCTTTGCTGAGCGACCAGGAAGTCACTGACCTACAAGAATTCTATTTCAAACGAGTGCACCAACCGACGAAGCAGCAACATGCGAAAGTCACGCTGGCACGCCAGCGTTGGAACGACGCGATGGATGCCACGCCAGCAATCACCGTCATGCGTGAACAATCGGAACCGCGCCCCGCCTACATTCTCTCGCGAGGCGTCTATGACCAACCTGCTGATCCGGTGACGGCCGACACGCCCGAGTTTCTGCCGGAGTTCCCCGAAAACGCACCACGAAATCGACTGGGATTGGCACAGTGGCTGACTTCACCCGACCACCCATTGGTTTCGCGAGTGACCGTGAATCGTTACTGGCAAATGGTGTTCGGCGACGGGTTGGTCCGCACGCCCGAAGACTTCGGCAACCAAGGCTCGCTGCCAACGCATCCCGAGTTGCTGGATTGGTTGTCGCGAGACTTCATCGACTCGGGGTGGGACGTTCGTCGTTTGTTGAGGCAAATGGTTCTGTCCAGCACCTATCGACAAAGTCCCATCGTGCCACCGGAGAAACGTGATCGCGATCCGGACAATCTGTATCTGGCTCGATCGGGAGGCAACCGTTTGACCGCCGAGATGATCCGTGACAATGCCTTGGCGGTCAGTGGATTGCTGGTACCAACCGTGGGTGGCCCACCGACGAAGCCCTACGATTTGGAAATGGCCTACTATCCGCTGGATGCGGACGAAGGCAAAGGGCAATACCGGCGCAGTCTGTACACGTTTTGGAAACGAACCGCTCCGGCTCCCATCATGGTCACAATGAACTCCGGCAAACGCGAAGTGTGCCGGGTGCGTCGCGAACTGACTCAGTCACCGCTGCAGTCCTTGGCTTTGCTCAATGGGCCGCAATTCATCGAAGCGTCACGTGTCTTGGGCCAACGTCTGATCAAGAAACACGCCAGCGATACCTCCGAGATGGTGACCAACGCCTTTCGCATGTTGACGTCGCGGCATCCCGATGCGGACGAGATCGAAATTCTGCGAGATCTCTATGAGGAACAACTTGAACTGTTCCGCGAATCTCCTGATGAGGCGAAAGAGTTGCTTGCCGTTGGGCAAACCAAACACGACGCGGAAATTGCGGACGACGAGTTGGCAGCAGCAACGATCTTGGTCAGCTCCATCCTAAATTTGAACGAATCGCTGCACCATCAGTGA
- a CDS encoding AraC family transcriptional regulator, whose protein sequence is MMHSQVEQAASFFSQFRDAKSIVQLFDFLPNVCFYAKDAEHRYIAVNRATLAAVFNLTEKSELLGRTDREFQPPALAEAYHAEDRRVMDGRTTIANQVWLVPHVHGMPRWYVSTKTPLFDDESSVVGIAGVMYPIETPEDQAAMFQELGPVVQFIGEHYTDTISMKDMAEMAELSSSQFNQRFQTLLRMSPSEFVLSLRVDQARQLLIETEQPLAEVAAAVGFYDQSHFTKRFRRVTGMTPRAYRKRFREQKGSS, encoded by the coding sequence ATGATGCATTCGCAAGTAGAACAAGCTGCCTCGTTTTTCTCGCAATTTCGTGATGCGAAGTCGATCGTTCAATTGTTCGATTTTCTTCCGAATGTCTGTTTCTACGCGAAGGACGCCGAGCATCGTTACATCGCGGTGAACCGCGCGACGCTGGCGGCGGTGTTCAACTTGACCGAGAAGTCAGAGTTGTTGGGGCGAACGGACCGAGAGTTCCAGCCGCCCGCACTGGCGGAGGCGTACCACGCGGAAGATCGCCGGGTGATGGACGGACGAACCACGATCGCCAACCAAGTTTGGCTGGTGCCTCACGTGCACGGGATGCCGCGATGGTATGTCTCCACCAAGACGCCCTTGTTCGACGACGAGAGTTCGGTCGTAGGGATTGCTGGCGTGATGTACCCGATTGAGACGCCGGAGGACCAAGCGGCAATGTTTCAAGAGTTGGGGCCGGTGGTTCAGTTCATCGGTGAGCACTACACCGACACGATTTCGATGAAAGACATGGCGGAGATGGCCGAGTTATCGTCGTCCCAATTCAATCAACGTTTTCAAACGCTGTTGCGAATGTCGCCGTCTGAGTTCGTGTTGTCACTGCGAGTCGACCAAGCCCGACAGTTGTTGATCGAGACCGAGCAACCTCTGGCCGAGGTCGCCGCCGCAGTGGGATTCTATGACCAAAGCCACTTCACCAAACGATTCCGCCGCGTGACTGGCATGACGCCACGAGCCTATCGCAAACGGTTCCGAGAACAAAAAGGAAGTTCGTAA
- a CDS encoding RluA family pseudouridine synthase, with the protein MPLTSVSTTVDETTEGRVDVIVRELSETSRAQARGLIDHGCVTINGNPCRSVGTTVKSGDLVAVKFDKNQRYREKKRQWSDRTFQIVFEDPHIVVVNKSAGTLTVPTDRGEPNSLVDRLSIYLSHSKTKKEAFVVHRLERQISGLLVFGKHEPIAELLIEQFKDRRPDRLFHAIVLGQVPETEGTFDSHLATGRRLNRYETSPGKHTEQAITHYKVLRRLSEHESSLGSDTTLIEATLETSQRNQVRVQFANAGHPVLGDPRYQPNEAKHPRWNRKRIALHASTLGFYHPVSGELVQFESPLPSIMEKFIAGARSQR; encoded by the coding sequence ATGCCGCTCACCAGCGTGTCGACCACCGTCGACGAAACCACCGAAGGACGCGTCGACGTCATCGTCCGAGAACTTTCTGAAACTTCGCGTGCCCAGGCCCGCGGGCTGATTGATCACGGCTGCGTGACGATCAACGGCAATCCATGCCGCAGCGTTGGCACCACCGTGAAGAGCGGCGATTTGGTGGCGGTCAAATTCGACAAGAACCAGCGGTATCGCGAGAAAAAGCGTCAGTGGTCCGACCGCACGTTTCAAATTGTTTTCGAAGACCCGCACATCGTGGTCGTGAACAAGTCGGCCGGCACATTGACGGTGCCGACCGATCGCGGCGAACCCAACAGTTTGGTTGATCGCCTGTCGATCTATCTGAGTCATTCCAAGACGAAGAAAGAAGCCTTTGTCGTTCACCGATTGGAACGTCAAATTTCTGGCCTGCTGGTGTTCGGAAAACACGAACCGATCGCAGAGCTGTTGATTGAACAATTCAAGGACCGCCGACCGGATCGCTTGTTTCATGCGATCGTGCTCGGACAAGTGCCAGAAACGGAGGGAACGTTTGATTCTCACTTGGCCACGGGTCGGCGTTTGAACCGGTACGAAACCTCACCGGGCAAGCACACCGAACAAGCCATCACGCACTACAAGGTTCTTCGACGATTGAGCGAGCACGAATCGAGTCTTGGAAGTGACACGACGTTGATCGAGGCCACTCTAGAAACCAGCCAACGCAACCAAGTCCGAGTGCAGTTTGCCAACGCCGGACATCCAGTGCTGGGCGACCCGAGGTACCAACCCAACGAAGCGAAACACCCGCGATGGAATCGCAAACGGATCGCGTTGCACGCCAGCACGCTTGGGTTCTATCACCCGGTGTCAGGCGAGTTAGTGCAGTTCGAATCACCGCTTCCAAGCATCATGGAAAAGTTCATCGCCGGGGCGAGAAGCCAACGTTGA